The Pirellulales bacterium genome contains a region encoding:
- the pyrE gene encoding orotate phosphoribosyltransferase → MLRGSFSTSDPGSALRSRLATVYDKQPLIDLIRAKALKFGDFTLASGKKASFYLDTKQVTLDSAGARLVGEGILDLLAAHIPKAVGGMSIGADPITAAVITLAGIRGVPLLGFMVRKEPKGHGTNRYIEGPVQPGDDAVIVEDVVTTGGSSMLAIDRALEFGMTVKRVITIVDRLEGGREAFAARGITLDSLLTIRDFGISPQA, encoded by the coding sequence ATGCTTCGCGGTAGTTTCTCCACCTCTGACCCAGGATCGGCCCTGCGCAGCCGTCTCGCTACCGTGTACGACAAACAACCGCTCATCGACCTGATTCGCGCCAAGGCACTGAAGTTCGGCGATTTCACGCTGGCCTCGGGCAAGAAAGCCAGTTTCTATCTGGATACCAAGCAAGTGACGCTCGACTCGGCCGGAGCGCGTCTGGTGGGCGAAGGAATTCTCGATCTGCTCGCAGCCCACATCCCCAAGGCCGTGGGGGGCATGTCGATCGGCGCCGACCCCATCACCGCGGCCGTGATCACGCTGGCGGGCATTCGCGGTGTACCGCTATTGGGATTCATGGTCCGCAAGGAACCCAAAGGGCACGGCACGAATCGCTACATCGAAGGACCGGTGCAACCAGGCGATGATGCCGTGATCGTAGAGGACGTGGTTACTACGGGCGGCTCGTCGATGCTGGCGATCGATCGCGCCCTGGAGTTTGGCATGACCGTCAAACGGGTCATAACGATCGTGGATCGACTCGAGGGGGGCCGCGAGGCATTCGCAGCCCGAGGTATCACGCTCGATAGCCTGCTGACGATTCGTGACTT
- a CDS encoding L,D-transpeptidase family protein translates to MQAFKTLLIVAVLSAVAYGVYVGLTGVRDVEPPPGATPDDWQGAPQIELPSADASQGGAPPTLAAPAAPRAPQVLQSQPAAPADAPPFDAPSAPQQDSGAVPPFVAPSVGPGDPNAIPSASLPIVGQDPMQAPEHHDPAAAGASYQQPAAADPGVASPFSVPPTEPAASLGSGVPESNFATDYAAAGALLQENRLDPALLLLSRWYDDPRLTEPDQQVLLPLLHQLAGTVIYSREHLLLPAYEVQPGDTLDRVAMHYKVPAQLLAKINGIADPNQLRPGDKLKVVQGPFDAVVSMNSRHLSLMLGGRFAGRFPVGIGADQTTPEGDFTVKIKQPNPTYYGPDRVIDANDPTNPLGKYWIGLDDHLGIHGTNDPASIGQADSRGCIRLSQRDIEDVYDMMTVESRVRIVR, encoded by the coding sequence GTGCAGGCCTTTAAGACGCTGCTGATTGTCGCCGTGCTTTCGGCTGTCGCATACGGTGTTTACGTCGGGCTCACCGGCGTGCGCGACGTCGAGCCGCCGCCGGGCGCGACACCGGACGATTGGCAGGGAGCACCGCAGATCGAGTTGCCCAGCGCCGATGCTTCGCAAGGGGGCGCGCCGCCGACCCTGGCAGCACCGGCCGCGCCTCGCGCGCCGCAGGTTTTGCAATCGCAGCCCGCCGCGCCGGCCGACGCGCCTCCGTTCGACGCCCCGTCGGCGCCCCAGCAGGATTCCGGTGCAGTGCCCCCCTTTGTAGCACCCAGCGTGGGCCCCGGTGATCCGAATGCTATCCCCTCGGCATCGTTGCCCATTGTAGGGCAAGATCCGATGCAAGCGCCGGAGCATCACGATCCGGCGGCCGCGGGCGCCTCGTATCAACAGCCGGCCGCGGCCGACCCGGGGGTGGCATCGCCATTTTCCGTCCCACCCACCGAACCGGCGGCTTCGCTTGGCAGCGGAGTACCCGAGAGCAATTTCGCGACTGACTATGCGGCGGCTGGCGCCCTGCTGCAAGAAAACCGCCTCGATCCGGCACTACTGCTTTTGTCGCGCTGGTACGACGACCCCCGTTTGACGGAACCAGATCAGCAGGTGCTACTGCCACTGCTCCATCAGCTGGCCGGCACCGTAATCTATTCACGCGAACATCTGCTGCTGCCGGCGTATGAGGTGCAGCCTGGCGACACGCTGGACCGCGTGGCGATGCACTATAAAGTGCCGGCGCAATTGCTGGCCAAGATCAACGGAATCGCCGATCCGAATCAGCTTCGCCCCGGTGACAAGCTGAAGGTTGTACAAGGCCCCTTCGATGCCGTAGTGAGCATGAACAGCCGGCATCTTTCGCTGATGCTGGGGGGTCGTTTCGCCGGACGATTCCCCGTGGGCATCGGTGCCGATCAGACCACGCCCGAGGGAGACTTCACCGTCAAGATCAAGCAGCCCAATCCGACGTATTACGGCCCCGACCGGGTAATCGACGCCAACGATCCGACCAATCCTCTCGGCAAGTATTGGATCGGCCTGGACGACCACCTGGGTATTCACGGCACGAACGATCCGGCCAGCATCGGCCAGGCCGACTCGCGTGGTTGCATTCGCCTAAGCCAGCGCGATATTGAAGACGTCTACGACATGATGACCGTCGAATCGCGCGTGCGCATCGTGCGCTAG
- a CDS encoding replication-associated recombination protein A, which translates to MKPIPGPSLFEAGEAQNRQQAQPLAARMRPRTLAEFVGQRQFLGEGKLLNRLLKADRLGSVIFYGPPGTGKTTLARLLAAESRSKFVQLNAVTSGVKDLRDVLQEARDRLSADNKKTLLFVDEIHRFNRSQQDVLLPDVEDGIVILVGATTQNPFFAINSALVSRSRVFQFEALSVDDIKQLLRRTLTDKERGLGGEDVRLADDALEFLAEVSDGDARRALSALEVGVLSSPQRPLHFTRALAEESVQRKAITYDRQGDAHYDAASALIKSIRGSDPDAALYWLAQMLEAGEDVRFLARRIVIAASEDIGNADPHALPLAVAAMQATEFVGLPECQLPLAQAVTYLACAPKSNASYVGIAEARADVSSGRLLPVPVHLKDSHYGGAKRLGHGDSYQYSHNAPDGVASQDYLGVDREYYRPVPRGFERELAERLEKIRARLREAKTATNKPGNAAPGASA; encoded by the coding sequence ATGAAACCCATTCCCGGCCCCTCCCTGTTTGAGGCGGGCGAAGCTCAGAATCGTCAGCAGGCGCAGCCGCTGGCGGCGCGGATGCGGCCGCGCACCTTGGCCGAGTTTGTGGGCCAGCGCCAGTTTCTTGGCGAAGGGAAGCTGCTCAACCGGTTGCTGAAGGCCGATCGTTTGGGCTCGGTCATTTTCTATGGGCCGCCCGGTACCGGCAAAACCACCCTGGCACGGCTGCTGGCCGCCGAAAGCCGCAGCAAGTTCGTACAGCTCAACGCCGTCACCAGCGGCGTGAAAGATCTGCGCGACGTGTTGCAAGAAGCACGCGATCGGCTCTCGGCCGACAACAAGAAGACGCTTTTGTTCGTCGACGAGATCCATCGCTTCAATCGGTCGCAGCAAGACGTGCTGCTGCCCGACGTCGAAGACGGTATCGTGATTCTGGTAGGCGCCACGACGCAGAATCCGTTCTTTGCCATCAATAGTGCTCTGGTGAGCCGCAGCCGAGTGTTTCAGTTCGAGGCCTTATCGGTCGACGACATCAAGCAACTGCTGCGGCGCACGTTGACGGACAAAGAGCGTGGGCTGGGGGGTGAGGACGTGCGACTCGCGGACGATGCGCTCGAATTTCTGGCTGAAGTTAGCGATGGCGACGCCCGTCGTGCGCTCTCGGCATTGGAAGTCGGCGTGCTGTCCAGCCCGCAGCGACCGCTGCATTTCACGCGTGCACTGGCCGAAGAATCGGTGCAGCGCAAAGCAATTACCTACGACCGCCAGGGAGACGCGCATTACGATGCGGCCAGCGCGCTGATTAAGAGTATTCGCGGCAGCGACCCCGACGCCGCTCTGTATTGGCTGGCCCAGATGCTCGAAGCGGGCGAAGACGTGCGGTTTCTGGCGCGGCGCATCGTGATCGCTGCCAGCGAGGATATCGGCAATGCCGATCCCCACGCCCTGCCGCTGGCCGTAGCGGCCATGCAAGCCACCGAGTTTGTCGGACTGCCGGAGTGTCAGCTGCCATTGGCACAGGCCGTGACGTACTTGGCGTGCGCGCCAAAATCGAATGCCAGCTATGTTGGCATCGCCGAAGCGCGCGCCGATGTGTCGTCGGGCCGGTTGTTGCCTGTGCCGGTGCACCTGAAAGACAGCCACTACGGGGGCGCCAAGCGGCTTGGCCATGGCGACAGCTATCAGTACTCGCACAATGCGCCCGATGGCGTGGCATCGCAGGATTATTTGGGTGTCGACCGGGAATACTACCGCCCGGTGCCGCGCGGTTTCGAACGTGAATTGGCCGAGCGATTGGAAAAAATTCGCGCACGGCTGCGCGAGGCTAAGACCGCGACGAACAAGCCTGGCAATGCCGCGCCCGGCGCAAGCGCATAG
- a CDS encoding PA0069 family radical SAM protein gives MPSEPQQKFVGRGTSTRPGNRFEAVHLEPQFDELAEDDDLLAARRTIPTAFLPDQSQSIIATNDSPDIGFRYSINVYRGCEHGCSYCYARPSHEFLGMNAGLDFETKVMVKHDAAALLRAALARPKWRGEMIMMSGVTDCYQPIERKLRLTRAVLEVMSESRQCCGIITKNALVVRDLDILADMARQNLVHVHLSVTTLDAELVGALEPRTSRPAARLQAIRRLTDAGVPVGVMVAPIIPGLNDHEMPAVLEAAAEAGAKTASYVLLRLPHAVNPIFMDWLATNRPEALARVESRIRGTRGGKLYQSAFSERQRGRGNYAEQIKQTFGVFRAKHGLDGRLPAFDTSLFTPPRAASGQMNLF, from the coding sequence ATGCCCAGCGAACCACAGCAAAAATTCGTCGGCCGCGGCACCAGCACGCGACCAGGCAACCGATTCGAAGCGGTCCATCTGGAACCCCAATTCGACGAATTGGCTGAGGACGACGACCTGTTGGCCGCGCGCCGTACGATACCGACCGCGTTTTTGCCCGACCAATCGCAGTCGATCATCGCCACCAACGACAGCCCCGACATTGGCTTTCGCTACAGCATCAACGTCTACCGTGGTTGCGAGCACGGCTGCTCTTACTGCTATGCGCGACCCTCGCATGAATTCCTGGGGATGAACGCCGGGCTGGATTTCGAAACCAAGGTCATGGTCAAGCATGACGCGGCCGCGTTGCTGCGTGCGGCGCTCGCTCGTCCAAAATGGCGCGGCGAGATGATCATGATGTCGGGCGTAACCGATTGTTATCAACCGATCGAACGGAAACTGCGGCTGACCCGGGCCGTATTGGAAGTGATGAGCGAGTCGCGGCAATGCTGCGGCATCATCACCAAGAACGCCTTGGTGGTGCGCGACTTGGACATTCTTGCGGACATGGCGCGGCAGAATCTGGTACACGTGCATCTGAGCGTGACCACGCTCGACGCAGAATTGGTCGGCGCCCTGGAACCTCGCACGTCGCGTCCTGCCGCACGCTTGCAGGCCATTCGTAGATTAACCGATGCCGGCGTACCAGTTGGTGTCATGGTGGCGCCGATCATCCCCGGCTTGAACGACCACGAGATGCCAGCGGTCCTCGAGGCAGCGGCTGAAGCCGGAGCAAAGACGGCGAGCTATGTGCTCTTGCGACTACCGCACGCGGTGAACCCGATCTTCATGGATTGGCTGGCCACAAACCGGCCCGAGGCCCTCGCCCGCGTCGAATCGCGCATTCGCGGCACGCGCGGCGGCAAACTCTACCAATCGGCATTCAGCGAACGGCAGCGCGGCCGCGGAAACTACGCCGAGCAGATCAAACAGACCTTTGGCGTATTTCGCGCGAAACACGGCCTGGACGGCCGCCTGCCGGCCTTCGATACATCGCTCTTCACGCCGCCGCGAGCTGCTAGCGGGCAGATGAACTTGTTTTGA
- a CDS encoding DUF2617 family protein — MLSVRPKVAELVFQLYGRSLHPELFQVYNSRSVKRGDYEATISITSAGHIVTWRHQGLVLTEVCASAQHPLPQKRRLLSYRLKGERSDRMECRGGASYQVNFQLEPVEPEVFWTFQQELAFSGERQGMLHNFHSSGRMAIGALSYINVETRNRSLLVQAFHTFPDDYAIVKSQSLYEVP; from the coding sequence GTGCTTTCCGTTCGACCAAAAGTCGCCGAGTTGGTATTCCAGCTCTATGGAAGGTCGCTGCACCCAGAATTATTTCAGGTTTACAATAGTCGTTCGGTGAAACGTGGCGATTACGAGGCCACGATCAGCATCACCAGTGCCGGCCACATTGTCACTTGGCGACATCAGGGGTTGGTACTGACCGAAGTTTGCGCATCAGCGCAACATCCGCTCCCCCAGAAAAGACGGTTGCTATCCTATCGCCTCAAAGGCGAGCGCAGCGATCGAATGGAGTGTCGGGGTGGCGCCTCGTACCAGGTAAACTTCCAATTAGAGCCGGTCGAGCCCGAGGTCTTTTGGACCTTTCAGCAGGAACTGGCATTTTCTGGCGAGCGGCAGGGCATGTTGCACAATTTCCACTCCAGCGGCCGCATGGCGATCGGTGCCCTCAGCTATATCAACGTGGAAACGCGCAATCGCAGCCTGCTGGTGCAAGCGTTTCACACCTTTCCCGACGACTACGCCATCGTAAAGAGCCAATCTCTTTATGAAGTACCGTAG